The Bremerella alba genome includes the window CCAAGGCCCTCAGCATGGCGACATCGACGGCGCTACCACCCAACACATCGAAGATCGGGGCCGGGTTCACGGCCACGGCGGTCGCTTTCACGACAGCAAAGCTCCAGATCGTTTGGTTGGCGCGATTCTCGCGAATCTTCACTTTGAGCGACGCGACCCGGTCGGACTTGTCCGCTGCGTACATGGCTGCGTTCAAGGCTAGTAGTCCGAGACCGTCTTCTTCCAGGACTTCCAGCAGACGCAGCTTCAGGTCTTCGACCTTAGGAGGAGGCGTTCGCCACTCGCTTTGTTCAGTGCCGTCGGCCTTTTGGATGATGTACTCGACTTCTTTGGGGTGAGCAGCGGTCTCGACGATACTTTCCGAAGGGATGATTCCGGCGAGACGTTGGTCGAGAATCTCTTCGAGACGCTCACGTTCTCGCGGCGAGTATTGGTCGATTTTGTTGAGGACGACGATGATCGGCTTGTTGACGTTGGCTAGAGACATCAATGCCGAGTATTCAATCTCGTTCATGTCCGAGTCGATCACGAACAAGATCACGTCGGCCTGACGAGCGGTGTCCTGGGCCATTTCACCACGATCGGCCCCGCCCACTTCGTTTATGCCAGGCGTATCGATCAGCACGACTTCGCTATCGGCAAGACCGGGAATGCGGTATCCGGCACCATCCCAGGCAACGTGCCACACTTCCTTGGTCCATCCCCCTTGGATATCGACCTGCGTGACAGCCTTG containing:
- a CDS encoding YcjF family protein, which codes for MSNESNDNLTPDLPPTTDAAVDSGVATAEATRESMSADDRRYVDALQSVRHTLDRFRGCSDQEKELLRRDLGQLQNMETKLTSGRVEIVVFGEISTGKSALINALVGKAVTQVDIQGGWTKEVWHVAWDGAGYRIPGLADSEVVLIDTPGINEVGGADRGEMAQDTARQADVILFVIDSDMNEIEYSALMSLANVNKPIIVVLNKIDQYSPRERERLEEILDQRLAGIIPSESIVETAAHPKEVEYIIQKADGTEQSEWRTPPPKVEDLKLRLLEVLEEDGLGLLALNAAMYAADKSDRVASLKVKIRENRANQTIWSFAVVKATAVAVNPAPIFDVLGGSAVDVAMLRALAHIYGIEMTWSNIEKLATSILQAAGWTITAELGTHALSSVVKTLTLGWGTVLTAVPQGGAAGYGSYIVGKAAKYYFEHGASWGDEGPKTVVKRILEETDKKSVVQGLKEEIQKKLHLNRHSGGEK